In one window of Streptomyces sp. NBC_01224 DNA:
- a CDS encoding NAD-dependent epimerase/dehydratase family protein: MGKVVLVTGAARQLGGRFVRRIRRDPEVDRVIAVDAVAPGHQLGDADFVRADIRQPAIARVLAEHSVDTVVHLDVSAKTVGTGGRTAVKETNVIGTMQLLGACQKAPSVRRLVIKSSTNVYGSAPRDPAVFTETTPPKSLPSGGFAKDVVEVEGYVRGFARRRPDVAVCVLRFANILGPEADSPLADYLSLPVLPTVFGYDPRLQFVHEDDVVDVLGIASREPRRGTLNSGTFNIAGDGVLLLSQCSRRLGRPTMPLLLPAVTWVGQALRTVGMTDFSPEQIRLLTHGRVVSTVQMRETLGFHPRFSTAETFAEFARSQGPGLLPPEAVGRAVDRLAAMPFAGAAGDVPGNTGAGDTHPTPSAR, translated from the coding sequence GCGTGATCCGGAAGTGGACCGGGTGATCGCCGTGGACGCGGTCGCGCCCGGACACCAGTTGGGCGACGCCGACTTCGTGCGCGCGGACATCCGCCAGCCCGCGATCGCCAGAGTCCTCGCCGAGCACTCCGTCGACACGGTCGTCCATCTGGACGTCTCCGCCAAGACGGTCGGGACGGGTGGCCGGACGGCGGTCAAGGAGACCAACGTCATCGGCACCATGCAGCTGCTCGGTGCCTGCCAGAAGGCGCCGAGCGTGCGGCGGCTGGTGATCAAATCCAGCACGAATGTGTACGGCTCCGCGCCCCGCGATCCTGCGGTCTTCACCGAGACCACCCCGCCCAAGTCCCTGCCGAGCGGGGGCTTCGCCAAGGACGTGGTGGAGGTCGAGGGGTACGTACGGGGCTTCGCGCGCCGTCGGCCGGACGTCGCCGTGTGCGTGCTCAGGTTCGCGAACATCCTGGGGCCGGAGGCGGATTCGCCGCTCGCCGACTATCTGTCGCTGCCCGTACTGCCGACGGTGTTCGGATACGACCCGAGGCTCCAGTTCGTGCACGAGGACGATGTCGTCGACGTACTGGGAATCGCCTCGCGAGAGCCGAGGCGCGGGACGCTGAACAGCGGCACCTTCAACATTGCCGGGGACGGTGTGCTGTTGCTCTCGCAGTGCTCGCGGCGGCTGGGGCGGCCGACGATGCCGCTGCTGCTGCCCGCCGTCACCTGGGTCGGCCAGGCACTGCGTACGGTCGGCATGACGGACTTCTCGCCGGAGCAGATCCGGCTGCTCACCCACGGCCGGGTGGTCTCCACCGTCCAGATGCGCGAGACCCTGGGATTCCACCCGCGGTTCAGTACCGCGGAGACGTTCGCGGAGTTTGCGCGCAGTCAGGGGCCGGGACTGCTGCCGCCGGAGGCGGTGGGCAGGGCGGTCGACCGACTGGCCGCCATGCCGTTCGCCGGGGCGGCCGGCGATGTTCCGGGGAACACCGGGGCGGGCGACACACACCCGACCCCCAGCGCCAGGTAG
- a CDS encoding lysophospholipid acyltransferase family protein, with product MADAKVIPFDDDRSRSGGSPRSARRRSAGGGSRGQGPSAASVVGTAAVSALPGQQDASLPQEEPQQAGQPLEGVERGGWDRRIAGGLAFLRRRVTGEYDVDEFGYDKELTDQVLMSMLRPMYEKYFRVEVKGIENIPSDGGALIVSNHSGTLPLDGLMLQVAVHDNHPAGRHLRLLAADLVFMLPVVNELARKAGHTLACAEDAERLLRRGEVVGVMPEGFKGIGKPFGERYKLQRFGRGGFVSTALRAGVPIVPCSIVGAEEIYPMIGSSKTLARLLGFPYFPITPTFPWLGPLGAVPLPTKWTIQFGEPISTSGYPVEAAEDPMLMFNLTDQVREQIQHTLYKLLVQRRSVFF from the coding sequence ATGGCGGATGCCAAGGTCATTCCGTTCGACGACGACCGTTCGCGGTCGGGCGGCTCGCCGCGCTCTGCGCGACGCCGGTCCGCAGGGGGCGGCAGCCGGGGCCAGGGGCCCTCGGCGGCCTCCGTGGTCGGCACTGCGGCCGTCAGTGCCCTTCCCGGGCAGCAGGACGCCTCGCTGCCGCAGGAGGAGCCCCAGCAGGCCGGGCAGCCCCTGGAGGGGGTCGAGCGCGGTGGCTGGGACCGGCGGATCGCCGGCGGGCTCGCGTTCCTGCGTCGGCGGGTCACCGGTGAGTACGACGTCGACGAGTTCGGGTACGACAAGGAGCTGACCGATCAGGTCCTGATGTCGATGTTGCGGCCGATGTACGAGAAGTACTTCCGGGTCGAGGTGAAGGGCATTGAGAACATCCCGTCCGACGGCGGGGCGCTCATCGTGTCCAATCACTCGGGGACGCTGCCGCTCGACGGGCTGATGCTCCAGGTCGCGGTGCACGACAACCATCCGGCGGGGCGGCATCTGAGGCTGCTCGCCGCTGATCTCGTCTTCATGCTGCCGGTGGTCAACGAGCTTGCCCGCAAGGCCGGGCACACGCTGGCCTGCGCGGAGGACGCGGAGCGGCTGCTGCGGCGGGGCGAGGTCGTCGGGGTGATGCCGGAAGGCTTCAAGGGCATCGGCAAGCCGTTCGGCGAGCGGTACAAGCTGCAGCGCTTCGGGCGGGGCGGCTTTGTCTCCACGGCGTTGCGGGCCGGGGTGCCGATCGTTCCGTGCTCGATCGTGGGGGCGGAGGAGATCTACCCGATGATCGGCAGTTCGAAGACGCTGGCGCGGCTGCTGGGGTTTCCGTACTTCCCGATCACGCCGACGTTTCCCTGGCTGGGGCCGCTCGGGGCGGTGCCGTTGCCGACGAAGTGGACGATCCAGTTCGGGGAGCCGATCTCCACGAGTGGGTATCCGGTGGAGGCGGCGGAGGACCCGATGCTGATGTTCAATCTGACGGATCAGGTGCGGGAGCAGATTCAGCACACGCTGTACAAGCTGTTGGTGCAGCGGAGGTCGGTGTTCTTCTGA
- a CDS encoding DUF5667 domain-containing protein, with the protein MIANVSAHRRANAFAQALEEQSLRGAAAVQPEEPAEPADHGTLLALANGLGELPRPELDPEVKVVQRAQLVAAMEAMIAEGGASAGPTVPEQRTKGAHRASPLRKLRPRSRWAKGLAAGGLTVGVAAGAFGGVAAASSDALPGDSLYGLKRGMEDIHLGMASGDADRGEVYLDQASTRLSEARRLMERARSGDLDHEQLGEVRRTLNGMTHDATEGHRLLHSAYQRDGAIGPIQTLESFSRSHRDSWSSLRDRLPVQLTDVGDQVSSVFDAIDDEVEPLQSLLPRTPGRSSGSQQSDETEQGTGPSRTDQSSPSSPEASQGRTGDSASPHPSDSDSTPSDGLITGGTDGLLGTPPPGTTPSTDGRLSPTPTPDVTLPPLLPGLLPGLGINGENLND; encoded by the coding sequence GTGATCGCAAACGTTTCGGCACACCGGCGGGCGAACGCCTTCGCCCAGGCCCTGGAGGAGCAGTCGCTCCGCGGTGCGGCGGCCGTACAGCCCGAGGAACCGGCCGAACCGGCCGACCACGGAACGCTGTTGGCCCTGGCGAACGGCCTCGGTGAGCTACCGCGGCCGGAGTTGGATCCCGAAGTCAAAGTGGTGCAGCGAGCCCAGCTCGTCGCCGCCATGGAAGCCATGATCGCCGAGGGCGGTGCGTCCGCGGGCCCTACGGTGCCCGAGCAACGGACCAAGGGGGCCCACCGGGCCTCCCCGCTCCGGAAATTGCGTCCGCGCTCACGCTGGGCGAAGGGCCTCGCGGCCGGCGGACTCACCGTCGGTGTGGCGGCGGGAGCCTTCGGCGGAGTGGCCGCTGCCAGTTCCGACGCCCTGCCGGGTGATTCGCTGTACGGGCTAAAGCGCGGCATGGAGGACATCCACCTCGGCATGGCCAGCGGCGATGCCGACCGCGGGGAGGTCTACCTCGACCAGGCATCGACCCGGCTCAGCGAAGCGCGCCGACTGATGGAGCGCGCCCGCTCCGGCGATCTGGACCACGAACAGCTCGGCGAGGTCAGGCGCACGCTCAACGGCATGACGCACGACGCCACCGAGGGCCACCGCCTGCTCCACTCCGCCTACCAGCGGGACGGCGCCATCGGCCCGATCCAGACCCTGGAGTCCTTCTCCCGCTCGCACCGCGACAGCTGGAGCAGCCTGCGCGACCGGCTGCCCGTACAGCTGACCGATGTCGGCGACCAGGTCAGCTCGGTCTTCGACGCCATAGACGATGAAGTCGAACCGCTGCAGTCGCTGCTGCCCCGCACCCCGGGCAGGAGCAGCGGTTCCCAACAGTCGGACGAAACGGAGCAGGGCACAGGACCGTCCCGTACGGACCAGTCCTCGCCCTCGTCACCGGAGGCCTCACAGGGCCGTACGGGCGACAGCGCCTCGCCCCATCCGTCCGACTCCGACAGCACCCCGTCCGACGGCCTGATCACCGGCGGCACGGACGGCCTCCTCGGCACCCCGCCCCCGGGCACCACCCCGTCCACCGACGGCCGTCTCAGCCCCACACCCACCCCGGACGTAACCCTGCCCCCGCTCCTACCCGGCCTGCTCCCTGGCCTGGGAATCAACGGCGAGAACCTGAACGACTAG